One segment of Arcanobacterium phocae DNA contains the following:
- a CDS encoding substrate-binding domain-containing protein yields the protein MKNMKKAVALSAGVLLSLSACAGGSADSSSSSSGANNQKPLVWFNRQPSNSSTGDLDKDALNFNENTYYVGFDASQGAELQGQMVAEYIEKHKDTIDRNGDGKIGYVLAIGDVGHNDSIARTRGVRKALDTAVEEGGNILSDPTETNANAVKEGSLGSFKVVELASKEMKTGAGATWDAGTAGDTITAWSGKFGDDIDLVISNNDGMGMAMFNKWSKAQKVPTFGYDANSDAVAAIADGYGGTISQHADVQAYLTLRVLRNALDGKDVMEGIAKADEAGNVLSDDDYKYVEDERSFYALNVAVTADNYKDFLDSTVTYEPVSKQVNGETKKVWLDIYNSADNFLGSTYQPLLQKYDKLLNLDVEYIGGDGQTESNITNRLGNPGAYDAFAINMVKTDNAVSYTSLLNQ from the coding sequence ATGAAGAATATGAAAAAAGCTGTTGCTTTGTCTGCCGGTGTACTTTTGTCACTGTCCGCCTGTGCCGGTGGCTCAGCTGACTCTAGTAGCTCATCGAGTGGCGCTAATAATCAAAAGCCGCTGGTTTGGTTTAACCGGCAGCCATCTAATTCCTCAACAGGGGACCTAGATAAAGATGCTCTTAACTTTAATGAGAACACATATTATGTTGGCTTCGATGCGTCCCAAGGAGCAGAACTTCAGGGCCAAATGGTTGCTGAATATATTGAAAAGCATAAGGACACCATTGACCGTAACGGTGATGGAAAGATCGGCTACGTCCTCGCTATTGGAGACGTAGGGCATAATGATTCGATTGCTCGTACCCGTGGTGTCCGTAAGGCACTCGATACCGCAGTTGAAGAAGGCGGAAACATTCTGTCAGATCCTACTGAGACCAATGCCAATGCGGTGAAAGAAGGATCTCTTGGTAGCTTTAAGGTTGTTGAGCTGGCTTCTAAGGAAATGAAGACTGGTGCGGGCGCTACCTGGGATGCAGGAACCGCAGGCGATACGATTACTGCATGGAGCGGTAAGTTCGGCGATGATATTGATCTCGTTATTTCTAACAACGACGGCATGGGCATGGCCATGTTTAACAAGTGGTCCAAGGCTCAGAAAGTCCCGACATTCGGTTACGACGCAAATTCTGACGCAGTCGCCGCCATTGCTGACGGATACGGTGGAACAATTTCGCAGCACGCTGATGTTCAGGCGTACCTTACGTTACGTGTCCTACGCAACGCTCTTGACGGTAAAGATGTTATGGAAGGCATCGCCAAAGCTGATGAAGCCGGAAACGTTCTTTCTGACGATGACTACAAGTACGTTGAAGATGAGCGTTCGTTCTATGCCCTGAATGTTGCAGTCACTGCTGATAACTACAAGGATTTCCTCGATTCGACGGTTACCTACGAACCTGTCAGCAAGCAAGTTAATGGCGAAACGAAGAAGGTTTGGCTCGATATCTACAATTCCGCGGATAACTTCCTCGGATCAACCTATCAGCCATTGCTTCAGAAGTACGACAAACTCCTTAACCTCGATGTGGAATACATCGGTGGTGACGGTCAGACCGAATCGAATATTACCAACCGACTTGGTAACCCCGGCGCATACGACGCATTCGCTATCAACATGGTGAAGACAGACAACGCTGTTTCATACACGTCGCTGCTTAACCAGTAG